From Litoribacterium kuwaitense:
AATCATCGGAATTAACTTAAAAGGCGCTTATCTGATGACAAACGAAGTGTTGCCACAAATGCTTGATCGCGGCAAGGGAACCATTATGAATGTCGCCTCCATTGCCGCCATGGTCGCCGGAGGCGGTGGCGCGGCCTATACCGCTTCTAAACATGGACTCGTCGGGTATACGAAACAGCTATCCTTTGATTACGGGAAAAAGGGCATTAAAGCGAACGCGATTTGTCCCGGTGCCGTCTCGACCGGTATGACGGAAGAGATTTTACGAGACGAAGATGCACCCGTCATGGAATCTATTAAAGGCGTTCCAGCCGGACGTTACGCCCAGCCGGAAGAAATTGCGAACTTGGCCTTATTTCTAGCGAGTGATGAATCGGACTTTATTCACGGGGCGGTCATGCCGATTGACGGCGGGTGGACCGTCCAATAAAAAAGCACCATACTTAAAAATAAAGCCTCTGAGATAAGA
This genomic window contains:
- a CDS encoding 3-oxoacyl-ACP reductase, whose product is MKLQNKVALITGAGSGMGQAQALLFAKEGAKVVAVDVNLQSVEETVRQIEADGGEALALKGDISKKESVQALVKLALKEYDRIDILSNTAGVLDDYAPTLETDEALWDKIIGINLKGAYLMTNEVLPQMLDRGKGTIMNVASIAAMVAGGGGAAYTASKHGLVGYTKQLSFDYGKKGIKANAICPGAVSTGMTEEILRDEDAPVMESIKGVPAGRYAQPEEIANLALFLASDESDFIHGAVMPIDGGWTVQ